In Caulobacter segnis ATCC 21756, the sequence CGCCAACGGCAATCCCGCCCCGCTGCGCCTGTCGCGCGATCAAGCCAAGGCTCAGAGCCCGCGCATCGTGGTCGACACCCCGGCCCTGTCGGGCTCGATCGCGCTAAAGGGCGGCCGCATCGACGACCTCTTCCTGCGCAAGTACGCCGAGACGACCGCCAAGAACTCGCCGCCGGTCGAGCTGTTCCGCCCCGAGGGCGCCGAACACGCCTGGTTCGCCGATTTCGGCTGGGCCGGCGCCAACCTGCCGGGCCTGCCCGACAGCCGCACCGTCTGGACCGCCGCGCCGGGCCAGGTGCTGCGTCCCAATTCGCCGGTGACGCTGACCTATGACAACGGCATGGGCCTGACCTTCACCCGCGTGATCGCCGTCGACGACCAGGCGATGTTCTCGGTCACCGACAGCGTCAAGAACAACGGGACGGCCGCCTTCCAGCTGGCCCCCTACGCCACCGTCCAGCGCCAGGGCATCACCGACCACCTGGGCAAGACCCAGATCGTCCACGAAGGCGCCATCGGCGTCCTGGGCTCGGGCAAGGACCAGAAGCTGGAACTGGCCAAGTACCAGAAGTGGAAGAAGGACAAGCCGCTCACGACCTTCGACTCGGTCGGCGGCTGGGCCGGCATCACCGACAAGTACTGGCTGGCGGCCCTGATCCCCGGCCAGACCGAGGCCATCAAGGCTCAGTACCGCGTGACCAATGTGGCCGGCGTCGACGTCTACGACGTCAACTTCGTCGGCCCGACCCAGGCCCTGAACCCGGGCGCCACCCTGACCCAGACCACCCGCCTGTTCGCCGGCGCCAAGACCGTGCCGCTGCTGCGCAAGTATCAGTACGGCGGCGCCAAGCCGCCGGCGTGGTGGGAGTTCTGGAGCAACGCCAAGGCCGAGATCCCGCGCTTCGACTGGGCCGTGGACTGGGGCATGTTCTCCATGTTCACCCGCCCGATCTTCAACGTGCTGGAGATCTTCTACAAAATGGTCGGCAACTTCGGCCTGGCCATCCTGGCGCTGACCGTCCTGCTCAAGCTCATCCTCTATCCGATGGCGGACAAGAGCTATGAGTCCATGGCCAAGATGAAGAAGATCGCCCCCGAGGTCGAAAAGCTGAAGGCCAAGCACAAGGACGATCCGGCCAAGCAGCAGCAGGAGATGATGGCGCTGTATCAGAAGGAGAAGATCAACCCGATGATGGGCTGCCTTCCGATGCTGATCCAGATCCCGGTCTTCTACGCCCTGTACAAGGTGCTGACCGTCACCATCGAAATGCGCCACGCGCCGTTCTTCGGCTGGATCCAGGACCTGTCGGCCCGCGACCCGTCGACGATCTTCAACCTGTTCGGCGCGATCCCGTGGGATCCGGCCACGGCCCCGCTGATCGGCGGCTTCCTGGGCGGTCCGCTGCACATCGGCGTCTGGCCGCTGCTGTACGGCTTCACCATGTGGCTGACGACGGCGATGAACCCGCCGGCCGGCGACCCCATCCAGCAGAAGATCTTCCAGCTGTTCCCGATCATCTTCACCTTCACCCTGTCGCAGTTCGCGGTGGGCCTGGTGATCTACTGGTGCTGGAGCAACGTGCTCACCATCGTCCAGCAGTACGTGATGATGCGCCGCTACAAGGTCGAAAACCCGATCGACCGCATCATCGCGCGCCTGCAGGGCAAAGCCGTAAGCACGACCTGATGAGCGAGGACCCGATCTTCACCCCGCCGCTTTTCAGCGACGAAGAGATCGAGACGGCGCGGGTGTTCTTCGCCCAGCCGGTCTCGTTCATCATGGGCGCGGTGCGCATGGACGCCATGCCCGCGCCGGACCTGCCGGAAGTGGCCTTCGCCGGCCGCTCCAACGTCGGCAAGTCCAGCCTGATCAACGGCCTGGTGAACCAGAAGTACCTAGCCCGGGCCTCGAACGAGCCGGGCCGCACGCGGGAGATCAACTTCTTCCTGCTGGCCGAGCAGGTGCGCCTGGTCGACTTGCCGGGCTACGGCTTCGCGCGCGTCTCGCGCTCGATCGCCGACAAGTTCCAGGACCTGGGCCGCGCCTACCTGCGCGGCCGCGCCAACCTCAAGCGCGTCTATGTGCTGATCGACGCCCGCCATGGCCTCAAGAAGGTCGATCTCGAGGCGCTGGACGCCCTGGACGTGGCGGCGGTCTCCTACCAGATCGTCCTGACCAAGTCCGACAAGATCAAGCCGGCCGAGGTCGACAAGGTCGTCGCCGACACGCTGAAGGCCATCGCCAAGCGCCCGGCCGCCTTCCCGCGCGTCCTGGCCACCTCGTCCGAAAAGGGCCTGGGCCTGCCGGAGCTGCGCGCCGAGATCGTTCGGGTCTGCATCGACGAGTGAGCTAAGCTTACAAGGCTCAAACCCGTGTCATCCCGGAAGCCTCGCAGAGGCTATCCGGGACCCAGGGGCCGGCGCATTGCGGTCGCCCCTGGGTCCCGGCTCTCCGCTACGCTATGGCCGGGATGACACTATATTGATGGCCTTCCACAGCCCTATCGCCACGCGTTAACCCTGCGCTAGGCTTCGCCCGCCAGAACCCCCGCCTCCCCGTTTTCCAGAAAAGTCTCCCGACCATGCATCGCCACGAACTGAAGACCTGGCCCAAGTACTTCGCCGCCGTCCGCTCGGGCCAGAAGCGCTTCGAGATCCGCCGCAACGACCGCGAGTTCAAGGTCGGCGACATCCTGGTGCTGCGCGAGTTCGACCCGTCCACCGACACCTACACCGGCCAGTCGGAAGAGCGGCAGATCACCTTCCTGCTGTCGGAAGAAGACTACGGCGGGGTGATCCACGGCTTCGTGGCCATCGGCTTCGGCGACGTCGCGCCGCATCCGGACGCGGCCGACGACCTGACGCCCGAAGCCCTGGCCGACTGGCACGAGGCGGCCGCCTCGCAAGCCGCCCTGCGCGCCCAGGAGGCCCGCAAGGTCTCGGAGAGCTACGCCGAAAGCAACATGGGCGTGGCCCGCGACCGCCACGCGGCCGTCGCCGACGCCGCCGAGGCCGAAGCCGGCTTCCACGCGGCCGCCGCGCGGATCGTGCGCAAGGGGTAGTTTGGTAAGTTCCTCCCCCGCGTGCGGGGGAGGTGGCCCAGAGGGCCGGAGGGGGCCAATGCGGCTTAGACCCAGCTCGCCCCCTCAGTCGCTACCGCGACAGCTCCCCCGCTCGCGGGGGAGCATCTCAGGATCAAGCCGCTTCGTGCACCACCGCGGGGAACACGTCGTCCATGCGCAGGTAGGTGATCAGGCGGTTTTCCATCGAGATGATGGCCTGGATGTAGCGCAGCTCGTCGACGCCGACGTCCGGGGCCGGCTGCAGGCTGTCGCGCGGCACCGTGAAGGTCTCCGACACGGCGTCCACCAGGATGCCGGCCAAGCGGTCCTGGCACTCGACCACGACGATGACGTGGCGGGTCTCGGGGATGGTGACGCCCAGGCCCAGGCGGTTGCGCAGGTCGATGACCGGCATGATCGCGCCGCGCAGGTTGATGACGCCGCGCAGGTAGGCCGGAGCATGGGGGATCGGGGTGGCCGGGGTCCAGCCGCGGATCTCGCGGACGGTCTTCACATCGATGCAGAATTCCTGCTCGCCGATGCAGAACGAGATCAGCTCCAGAGCAGGCGCGGTGGTGTCGGTCATAAGCGGTCCCCGGGAACAAAGAGCTCAGCCCGAAGCTGCGTTTCGACGCGCTCCGGGACACCTTGCCAGATAAGCGCGCGCCGCCTTTAGCAAGCGTTAAGCCAAACCCATCCCGGGCGCGCCTAAATGTCGCGGCGCCCCGAAAAGAGTCCTGTTGCTCGCCTAGGGCTCAGACAGCCCCTCGTCGCCGTCGTCGGCCAGGTTGAATTCGTACCAGACGCCGTTCAGCACGCCGAAGGCGACGGCCAGGCCCAGGCCCAGGATCCAGGTGAAATACCACATCGGCTTGTTTCCTTCGGATCAGTAGAGATCGGGGTTGGTGACGAGCGCGCCGGTGGTGCTACGGCCCCACAGGACCTTGTAGACCCACGCGGTGTACAGCAGCACCAGCGGCAGGAAGACGATCGTCACGATCAGCATGACGAAGAGCGTCAGGTGCGAGGACGAGGCGTTCCAGACCGTCAGGCTCGACCGGGGGTCGAAGCTGCTGGGCAGGATGAACGGGAACATCGACAAGCCCACCGTGCCGATGATGCCGGCGGTCGAGGCCGACGAGCCGGCGAACGCCATCCAGGCGGACTTGGCTCGCAAGCCCAGCAACGCCAAGGCCGCGCCCGCGAAGCCCAGCACGGGGGCGACGATGGTCCAGCCATGCCGGCCGTAGTTGTCGAGCCAGGCGCCCGGCGCCTTGACCGCGGCCGCGCCGCGCAGCGGGTTGGACGGACCGGCCGCGTCGGCCAGGCCCTCGATCCGGAAGCCGAGGCCCCCGAAGGCGACCCAGAAGCCGCCGGCCGCGAACAGCACGATGCTGGCCAGGCCGGCGATCTCGCCGATGCGGCGGGCGCGCTCGGCGACGGGGCCTTCCTCGCCCTTCACCGTGATCCAGGCCGCGCCGTGCAGCACCAGCATGGCCACCGACAGCAGGCCGCACAGCAGGGCGAACGGCGAGAAGAGGCCAATGAACGAGCCCTCGTAGAAGGCGCGCAGGTCGCCGTCGAGGCGGAAGGGCGCGCCTTGCAGCACGTTGCCCAGGGCCACGCCGAAGCACAGCACCGGCACGAAGCCGCCGACGAACAGCGCCCAGTCCCAGAACGAGCGCCAGCGCGGGTCGGCGCGCTTGGACCGGTACTTGAAGCCCACGGGGCGCAGGATCATGGCCGTCAGGACCACGAACATCGCCAGATAGAAACCCGAGAAGCTGATGGCGTAGACGAAGGGCCAGGCCGCGAAGATCGCGCCCCCGCCCAGGATGAACCACACCTGGTTTCCTTCCCAGGTGGCGCCGACGGTGTTGATCACCATCCGCCGCTCCTCATCGGTCTTGGCGACGAACGGCAACAGGGCGCCGACGCCCATGTCGAAGCCGTCGGTGAGGGCGAAGCCGATCAGGAGGATCCCGACCAGGGCCCACCAGATGACGCGAAGCGTGGCGAAATCGACGGGGATATCCATAAGTTCGCTCCTCTTAGGCCACGGCCGGTTCGGCTTCGACGGATCCGTCGGGCGCCGGCTCGTGCTGGGCGAAGGGGCCCTTCTTGATGGTCTTGAGGATCAGGCCGACCTCGACCACGGCCAGGCCGCCGTAAAGCAGGGTGAAGACCGCGATGCTGGTCAGCAGCTGCGGGACGGTGAGGCTGGACGCGCCCAGGAAGGTGGGCAGCACGCCCTCCACGGCCCAGGGCTGGCGCCCGACCTCGGCCAGGACCCAGCCCAGCTCGGTCGAGATCCACGGCAGCGGGAGGGCCGCCACGGCCAGATACAGGAACCACTTGGTGTCATGCTTGCGCAGGGTGACCAGCAGGAAGGCCGTGGCGAACAGGGCGATCATCAGGAAGCCGATCCCGGCCATGATCCGGAAGGCCCAGAACATCACCGGCACCGGCGGCACCGTATCCCAGGCCGCCTTCTGGATCAGATCGGGCGAGGCCTGCCGCGGATCGGCGACATAGCGCTTCAGCAGCAAGCCATAGCCCAGGTCGCGACGGTGCTGCTCGAAGGTCGCCCGCGCGGCCACGTCGTTCGGGTTGACCTTCAGCGCCTCGACCGCGCCGTAGGCGATGACGCCGGACTCGATGCGGCTCTGCGCCTTGGCGACCAGCTGGAAGATGCCCTCCACCGGCTTGTCGAAGCTGCGGGTGGCGATCACGCCCAGCACGTAGGGGATCTTGATCTCGTGGTGGGTCTTGCGGTCGGCGAGGCTGGGGATGCCGAAGGCCGTCAGGCCGGCCGGCGCGGGCTCGGTCTCCCACATGGCCTCTAGGGCCGCGAGCTTCATTTTCTGGTTGTCGGTCAAGGCGTAGCCGCTCTCGTCGCCCAGCACGACCACCGACAGGGACGACGCCAGACCGAAGGCCGCCGCCACCGTCATCGAGCGCTTGGCCACGCCCGCGTACTTGCCCTTCAGCAGGTAGTAGGCCGAGATCCCCAGCACGAAGACCGAGGCGATCACGTACCCCGCGCTGACCGTGTGGACGAACTTGGCCTGGGCCACCGGATTGAACAGCACGTCACGGAAGCTGGAGACCTCCATGCGCATCGTGTCGGGATTGAACACCGCGCCCATCGGGTTCTGCATCCAGCCGTTGGCCACCAGGATCCACAGCGCCGACAGGTTGGTGCCCAGCGCCACCATGAAGGTGACGAACAGGTGGCCGACCCTGGAAAGCTTGTCCCAGCCGAAGAACATCAGGCCAACGAAGGTCGCCTCGAGGAAGAAGGCCATCAGGCCCTCGATCGCCAGCGGCGCGCCGAATATGTCCCCGACATAGTGGGAGTAGTAGGACCAGTTCATCCCGAACTGGAATTCCATGGTGATCCCGGTCGCCACGCCCAGCACGAAATTGATGCCGAACAGCGTCCCCCAGAACCGCGTGACCGTGCGCCAGATCGGGCGCTTGGTCATGACGTAGATGCTCTCCATGATGACCAGCATGAAGGAGAGCCCCAGCGTCAGGGGCACGAACAGGAAGTGGTAGAGGGCCGTCAGCGCGAACTGCAGTCGCGAGAGGTCGATAACCGCGGGGTCCATGGACAACTCCGAGACAACGGTCGATACGCACGCCGACCAAGGACCTTGCCCTAGATCGGCCTGTTGCGCCGAGCCTTGATCGTGATCAAGGATCGACGGCGGCGTCAGCCTACACTCAAGCCATGGGTTCCGGCATAGTACAGATTGACCACCCCCGCGTTTCCAAGGCCTGGCTCAAGCGGCGCGACCGGACCGCTGGCCCCGCCCTGCGCCGAGCCCAGGGCGTCAGCCTGCTGGACGGCCTGGCCGCGATCGGCTTCGCGGCGGGCCTCGCGTTCGGCGCCGACGCCCTCGCCAACCCTCGCGATCCCTTGATCTTTTTCGCCTGCCTGGCCGGCGTTCTGGCGGCCATGCTGCTGCGCGCGGCGCTCGCCTACGCCAGCGCCCGGACCGGGGCGGAAGCGGCCGCCGAGGCCAAGGCCGGCCTGCGCGCGGAGCTGGCGCGCGCGGTGTTCGGCGGCCCCCGCCGCTCGGCCGGCGAGGCGACCACGGCGCTTGTCGAGGGCGTCGAGGCCATGGACGGCTACTTCGCCCGCTTCCTGCCCACCCGCCTGTCCGCCGCCGCCCTGCCGCTGGTGATGATCGCCGCCGCCGCGATCGCCAGCCCGATCTGCGCGGCCATCATGCTGGCCACCCTGATCCCGTTTGTCGGCGCGATGATCCTGGCCGGGAGCGCCGCGGCGGCCGAATCCCGCGCCCAGTTCCAGGCGCTGGAGCGGCTGTCAGGCCTGTTCCTCGACCGCGTCCGCGCCCTGCCGGTCGTCCTGGCCTTCGAGGCCGAAGGGACGACCACGACCGCGCTCGGCCGCTCGGCCTCGGCGCTGGCGGAGCGGACCCTTAAGGTGCTGCGGGTGGCCTTTCTTTCGTCGGCGGCGCTGGAGTTCTTCGCCGCCCTGTCGGTCGCCCTGGTCGCGGTCTACTGCGGCTTCAACCTGCTGCGCCTGCTGCCCTTCCCCGTGCCCGAGCAGTTGGACCTGAAGCGCGCCTTCTTCGTGCTGGCCCTGGCGCCCGAGGTCTACGCCCCGATGCGGCGCCTGGCCGCCGCCTATCACGATCGCCAAGCCGCCGAGGCCGCCGCCGTGCGCCTTTCGACCTTCGAAGAGCCGCCGCCAGCGCCCACCGTCGCGCCGCTGTCGGCCGCGCCGGCCATCCGCTTCCAAGGCGTGACGATCCGCTATCCGGAAGCCGACGCTCCAGCCGTGGCCGAGTTCGACCTCGACATCCCCGCCGGCGCGATCGTCGCCCTGGTCGGGGCCAGCGGCGCGGGCAAGAGCTCGATCCTGAACCTGCTGCTGGGCCTGTCGCCGTTGACCGAGGGGCGGATCCTGATCGACGGCGCCGAGCGTCCGGTGACGGCGGCCGACATCGCGTGGGCGGGCCAGTCGCCGCTGATCCTGCCCGCCTCCATCGCCGACAACATCGCCCTGTCGCGCCGCGACGCCCCCCGCGCCGAGATCGAGGCGGCGGCCCGCGACGCCGGGCTCGAATCCGCCCTGGCCCAGCGCCCCGGCGGCCTCGACTTCGTGCTCGACGAGCGCGGCAGCGGTCTCTCCGGGGGCGAGCGTCGCCGCCTGTCCCTGGCCCGCGCCCTCTTGAAGCCCGCGCCGATCCTGCTGCTGGACGAGCCGACGGCCAATCTCGACACCGCGGCCGAAGCCCAGATGCTGACCGCCCTGCGCCGCGCCGCCCAGGGACGCACGACCCTCATCGCCACCCACTCCGACGCCGTCGCGGCCTTGGCGGACACGGTGGTGCGCCTGTGAAGAAGACCGCGCCCACGCCCCTCGACATCCTGATCCGCGCGCAGAAGCGCGCCCACGCCGGCGCCCTGCGCCTCGCGGTGCTAAGCGCCGTCGT encodes:
- a CDS encoding ASCH/PUA domain-containing protein, with the translated sequence MHRHELKTWPKYFAAVRSGQKRFEIRRNDREFKVGDILVLREFDPSTDTYTGQSEERQITFLLSEEDYGGVIHGFVAIGFGDVAPHPDAADDLTPEALADWHEAAASQAALRAQEARKVSESYAESNMGVARDRHAAVADAAEAEAGFHAAAARIVRKG
- the yidC gene encoding membrane protein insertase YidC; this translates as MQNDNKNTLMFIVSAFAILIGYQFFILGPQQKKAEAEMRAKKAAQQQTAAQAGVPLDANGNPAPLRLSRDQAKAQSPRIVVDTPALSGSIALKGGRIDDLFLRKYAETTAKNSPPVELFRPEGAEHAWFADFGWAGANLPGLPDSRTVWTAAPGQVLRPNSPVTLTYDNGMGLTFTRVIAVDDQAMFSVTDSVKNNGTAAFQLAPYATVQRQGITDHLGKTQIVHEGAIGVLGSGKDQKLELAKYQKWKKDKPLTTFDSVGGWAGITDKYWLAALIPGQTEAIKAQYRVTNVAGVDVYDVNFVGPTQALNPGATLTQTTRLFAGAKTVPLLRKYQYGGAKPPAWWEFWSNAKAEIPRFDWAVDWGMFSMFTRPIFNVLEIFYKMVGNFGLAILALTVLLKLILYPMADKSYESMAKMKKIAPEVEKLKAKHKDDPAKQQQEMMALYQKEKINPMMGCLPMLIQIPVFYALYKVLTVTIEMRHAPFFGWIQDLSARDPSTIFNLFGAIPWDPATAPLIGGFLGGPLHIGVWPLLYGFTMWLTTAMNPPAGDPIQQKIFQLFPIIFTFTLSQFAVGLVIYWCWSNVLTIVQQYVMMRRYKVENPIDRIIARLQGKAVSTT
- the cydD gene encoding thiol reductant ABC exporter subunit CydD — translated: MGSGIVQIDHPRVSKAWLKRRDRTAGPALRRAQGVSLLDGLAAIGFAAGLAFGADALANPRDPLIFFACLAGVLAAMLLRAALAYASARTGAEAAAEAKAGLRAELARAVFGGPRRSAGEATTALVEGVEAMDGYFARFLPTRLSAAALPLVMIAAAAIASPICAAIMLATLIPFVGAMILAGSAAAAESRAQFQALERLSGLFLDRVRALPVVLAFEAEGTTTTALGRSASALAERTLKVLRVAFLSSAALEFFAALSVALVAVYCGFNLLRLLPFPVPEQLDLKRAFFVLALAPEVYAPMRRLAAAYHDRQAAEAAAVRLSTFEEPPPAPTVAPLSAAPAIRFQGVTIRYPEADAPAVAEFDLDIPAGAIVALVGASGAGKSSILNLLLGLSPLTEGRILIDGAERPVTAADIAWAGQSPLILPASIADNIALSRRDAPRAEIEAAARDAGLESALAQRPGGLDFVLDERGSGLSGGERRRLSLARALLKPAPILLLDEPTANLDTAAEAQMLTALRRAAQGRTTLIATHSDAVAALADTVVRL
- the cydX gene encoding cytochrome bd-I oxidase subunit CydX; its protein translation is MWYFTWILGLGLAVAFGVLNGVWYEFNLADDGDEGLSEP
- a CDS encoding cytochrome ubiquinol oxidase subunit I is translated as MDPAVIDLSRLQFALTALYHFLFVPLTLGLSFMLVIMESIYVMTKRPIWRTVTRFWGTLFGINFVLGVATGITMEFQFGMNWSYYSHYVGDIFGAPLAIEGLMAFFLEATFVGLMFFGWDKLSRVGHLFVTFMVALGTNLSALWILVANGWMQNPMGAVFNPDTMRMEVSSFRDVLFNPVAQAKFVHTVSAGYVIASVFVLGISAYYLLKGKYAGVAKRSMTVAAAFGLASSLSVVVLGDESGYALTDNQKMKLAALEAMWETEPAPAGLTAFGIPSLADRKTHHEIKIPYVLGVIATRSFDKPVEGIFQLVAKAQSRIESGVIAYGAVEALKVNPNDVAARATFEQHRRDLGYGLLLKRYVADPRQASPDLIQKAAWDTVPPVPVMFWAFRIMAGIGFLMIALFATAFLLVTLRKHDTKWFLYLAVAALPLPWISTELGWVLAEVGRQPWAVEGVLPTFLGASSLTVPQLLTSIAVFTLLYGGLAVVEVGLILKTIKKGPFAQHEPAPDGSVEAEPAVA
- the yihA gene encoding ribosome biogenesis GTP-binding protein YihA/YsxC, which codes for MSEDPIFTPPLFSDEEIETARVFFAQPVSFIMGAVRMDAMPAPDLPEVAFAGRSNVGKSSLINGLVNQKYLARASNEPGRTREINFFLLAEQVRLVDLPGYGFARVSRSIADKFQDLGRAYLRGRANLKRVYVLIDARHGLKKVDLEALDALDVAAVSYQIVLTKSDKIKPAEVDKVVADTLKAIAKRPAAFPRVLATSSEKGLGLPELRAEIVRVCIDE
- the cydB gene encoding cytochrome d ubiquinol oxidase subunit II; protein product: MDIPVDFATLRVIWWALVGILLIGFALTDGFDMGVGALLPFVAKTDEERRMVINTVGATWEGNQVWFILGGGAIFAAWPFVYAISFSGFYLAMFVVLTAMILRPVGFKYRSKRADPRWRSFWDWALFVGGFVPVLCFGVALGNVLQGAPFRLDGDLRAFYEGSFIGLFSPFALLCGLLSVAMLVLHGAAWITVKGEEGPVAERARRIGEIAGLASIVLFAAGGFWVAFGGLGFRIEGLADAAGPSNPLRGAAAVKAPGAWLDNYGRHGWTIVAPVLGFAGAALALLGLRAKSAWMAFAGSSASTAGIIGTVGLSMFPFILPSSFDPRSSLTVWNASSSHLTLFVMLIVTIVFLPLVLLYTAWVYKVLWGRSTTGALVTNPDLY
- a CDS encoding chemotaxis protein CheW; amino-acid sequence: MTDTTAPALELISFCIGEQEFCIDVKTVREIRGWTPATPIPHAPAYLRGVINLRGAIMPVIDLRNRLGLGVTIPETRHVIVVVECQDRLAGILVDAVSETFTVPRDSLQPAPDVGVDELRYIQAIISMENRLITYLRMDDVFPAVVHEAA